From the Lolium rigidum isolate FL_2022 chromosome 2, APGP_CSIRO_Lrig_0.1, whole genome shotgun sequence genome, one window contains:
- the LOC124687454 gene encoding expansin-B11-like, with protein MAETCTLALLVALVVLSLLVSPIACQSSSRKLAAKPVVKPAASAAYGSAGGWLAAGATYYGSPNGDGGEGGACGYQTAVGLPPFSSMISAGSTPLFLKGLGCGACYNVMCSSHKACSGKPVTVVITDLSPGNLYPGEPAHFDMSGTALGAMAKPGKADQLRNGGVIRVQYKRVPCKYPGVKITFRVDQGSNPFYFKTLIEFQNGDGDLKAVALKQAGSRSWMPMAHDWGALWRCNNGQRLRGPFSLQLTSGSGRKLLVNNVIPANWSPGGTYRSLVNYP; from the exons ATGGCGGAAACTTGCACCTTAGCGCTACTCGTCGCGCTGGTGGTGCTCTCACTTCTTGTGAGCCCCATTGCTTGCCAGAGTTCCTCCCGCAAGCTTGCCGCCAAGCCTGTAGTCAAACCCGCTGCTTCGGCCGCCTACGGCTCAGCAGGTGGCTGGTTAGCCGCCGGCGCGACGTATTACGGAAGCCCCAACGGCGACGGAGGGGAAG GTGGCGCGTGCGGATACCAAACCGCTGTCGGGCTACCGCCGTTCTCGTCGATGATCTCCGCCGGAAGCACACCACTGTTCTTGAAAGGTTTGGGCTGCGGTGCCTGCTATAAT GTTATGTGCTCGAGTCACAAGGCCTGCTCTGGCAAGCCTGTGACCGTCGTCATCACCGACTTGAGCCCCGGCAATCTCTACCCCGGCGAGCCAGCCCATTTCGACATGAGCGGCACCGCCTTGGGCGCCATGGCCAAGCCTGGCAAGGCCGACCAACTCCGTAACGGTGGTGTCATCAGAGTCCAGTACAAGAG GGTGCCATGCAAGTACCCTGGCGTGAAGATTACCTTCAGGGTGGACCAGGGATCCAACCCGTTCTACTTCAAGACCCTGATCGAGTTCCAGAACGGCGACGGTGACCTCAAGGCCGTCGCCCTCAAGCAGGCCGGCAGCCGCTCCTGGATGCCCATGGCGCATGACTGGGGTGCATTGTGGCGCTGCAACAATGGCCAGAGGCTGCGCGGGCCCTTCTCGCTCCAGCTCACCTCCGGCTCCGGGAGGAAGCTCCTCGTCAACAACGTCATCCCTGCCAACTGGAGTCCCGGGGGCACGTACCGCTCCTTGGTCAACTACCCCTGA